One Citricoccus sp. K5 DNA window includes the following coding sequences:
- a CDS encoding carboxymuconolactone decarboxylase family protein gives MSSEARQDPLAFYLDKSDPAAWKAVGGLSVAAKTAARKAGLDDQLVELVNLRVSQINGCAYCLEVHTRYGIDAGLDSQRLGLLAAWREAEALYSETERAALDLAETVTLLPGQEDQHVSQLMSHHVLTDEQYSAVQWLAITMNVTNRISILSHHPVRRR, from the coding sequence ATGAGCTCTGAGGCACGCCAGGATCCGCTGGCCTTCTATCTGGACAAGTCCGACCCCGCCGCGTGGAAGGCCGTGGGCGGATTGTCCGTCGCCGCGAAGACCGCCGCCCGGAAGGCCGGCCTGGATGATCAGCTCGTGGAGCTGGTGAACCTCCGCGTCTCCCAGATCAACGGCTGCGCCTACTGCCTTGAGGTCCACACCCGCTACGGGATCGACGCCGGCCTCGACTCCCAGCGCCTCGGCCTGTTGGCCGCCTGGCGGGAGGCGGAGGCCCTCTACAGCGAGACGGAGCGGGCCGCCCTGGACCTGGCCGAGACGGTCACCCTGCTACCCGGCCAGGAGGACCAGCACGTCAGCCAGCTGATGAGCCACCACGTGCTGACGGACGAACAGTACTCCGCCGTCCAGTGGCTGGCCATCACCATGAACGTCACCAACCGCATCTCCATCCTGTCCCACCACCCGGTCAGGCGCCGTTGA
- a CDS encoding pirin family protein — protein sequence MSNTETDPQETVCRNRPAAGPRFTEGLSDGVDPHAGGTGTVELLEPRAVPLGGPRAMTVKRTLPQRARSLIGAWCFLDFYGPDDVSATGGMAVPRHPHTGLATVSWLFTGRVDHVDSAGNWATVRPGEVNLMNAGSGITHSEYSTADTTVLHGAQLWYAFPDHARATAPSLEAHRPEPVTGPGYTARVFLGSLLGSTSPVKTHLPLTGVELRMDPGTTLEVDVPAGHEHGLLQVTGALSLDGVEIPEDHLGFVGPGRTRLRIISGPDPVTALLIGGEPLGEQIIMWWNFVGRTHEEIVAWRAAYQAEMGFEAPWEDSPLADAGTPLGAPVSGSLLDATIGTSYRDGRTFPQFGDFPADTPAPLPAPALPSTRMRPRTNPPSRRPEIP from the coding sequence ATGAGCAACACCGAGACTGACCCGCAGGAGACCGTCTGCCGGAACAGGCCCGCCGCCGGACCGCGCTTCACCGAGGGCCTCTCAGACGGCGTGGACCCACACGCCGGTGGCACGGGCACCGTTGAATTGCTCGAGCCACGCGCGGTCCCCCTCGGCGGTCCCCGCGCCATGACCGTCAAACGCACCCTGCCGCAGCGGGCCCGATCCCTGATTGGCGCCTGGTGCTTCTTGGACTTCTACGGGCCGGACGATGTCTCCGCCACCGGAGGCATGGCGGTCCCCCGTCACCCGCACACGGGGCTGGCAACCGTCTCCTGGTTGTTCACCGGACGGGTGGACCACGTCGACTCCGCCGGCAACTGGGCCACCGTCCGCCCCGGTGAGGTCAACCTGATGAACGCCGGTTCCGGGATCACCCATTCGGAGTACTCCACGGCGGACACCACCGTCCTCCACGGCGCCCAGCTCTGGTACGCCTTCCCGGACCATGCCCGTGCCACCGCTCCCTCGCTCGAGGCCCACCGTCCGGAGCCGGTCACCGGGCCCGGCTACACCGCCCGCGTCTTCCTCGGCTCCCTGCTGGGCTCCACCTCCCCGGTGAAGACCCACCTCCCGCTCACGGGCGTGGAGTTGCGCATGGACCCCGGCACCACGCTGGAGGTGGACGTCCCCGCCGGCCACGAGCACGGCCTGCTCCAGGTCACCGGGGCCCTCTCCCTGGACGGGGTCGAGATCCCTGAGGACCACCTCGGCTTCGTCGGTCCCGGCCGGACCCGCCTGAGGATCATCTCCGGGCCGGACCCCGTCACCGCACTGCTGATCGGCGGCGAGCCCCTGGGCGAGCAGATCATCATGTGGTGGAACTTCGTGGGCCGCACCCACGAGGAGATCGTGGCCTGGCGCGCCGCCTACCAGGCCGAGATGGGCTTCGAGGCGCCGTGGGAGGATTCCCCACTGGCGGACGCCGGCACTCCCCTGGGCGCCCCGGTGTCCGGCTCCCTGCTGGACGCCACGATCGGCACCAGCTACCGCGATGGCCGGACTTTCCCGCAGTTCGGCGACTTCCCGGCGGACACCCCCGCCCCGTTGCCCGCCCCGGCGCTGCCCTCCACCCGCATGCGACCCCGCACCAACCCACCGTCAAGGAGACCTGAGATCCCATGA